In one Candidatus Methylacidiphilales bacterium genomic region, the following are encoded:
- the lspA gene encoding signal peptidase II, whose product MRFSPSPPHLICILTFLIALASDQATKHWAWHVLRLSAPIPIFPPHLHFTFAQNTGISFGLFQGNNSALILLTTALILLSLFIVRQLPWSHPITPIFTALFFAGAVGNLIDRIQFHGVIDFIDIHIPWIQYRWPTFNLADTFICVAVGLFILQQIFFLPRSIPKGFSLFEVMLAVTIFALVVMALAQALKSSIESTTLIQREFIVRQLLQNALAAARVEPLRTGSFPIKTDDPDYTLEKRVEQLNWQNQDQQPLQGLYQITITASWKEGNDSQQAQASLILYQP is encoded by the coding sequence ATGCGCTTCTCTCCCTCACCGCCTCATTTAATCTGCATCCTTACTTTCCTTATCGCTCTTGCCTCCGATCAAGCAACAAAACACTGGGCGTGGCACGTCCTTCGCCTATCCGCTCCGATCCCCATCTTCCCCCCTCACTTGCATTTCACCTTCGCCCAAAACACCGGCATCTCCTTCGGCCTATTTCAAGGAAACAACTCCGCCCTCATCCTCCTTACGACGGCACTCATCCTGCTAAGTCTCTTCATCGTACGACAACTCCCCTGGAGCCACCCCATCACCCCCATTTTTACAGCTCTCTTTTTTGCCGGTGCCGTCGGAAACCTAATAGACCGCATTCAATTCCATGGCGTCATCGATTTTATCGACATCCACATCCCCTGGATCCAATACCGATGGCCTACCTTCAACCTCGCAGACACTTTTATCTGCGTCGCCGTAGGCTTATTCATCCTACAGCAAATCTTTTTTCTCCCCCGCTCCATACCAAAAGGCTTCAGCCTCTTCGAAGTCATGTTAGCTGTCACAATCTTCGCCCTCGTAGTCATGGCCCTCGCACAAGCCTTGAAATCCTCTATCGAATCCACCACCCTCATTCAGAGAGAATTCATAGTGCGTCAACTTCTCCAAAACGCCCTTGCAGCCGCTCGCGTCGAGCCTCTCCGCACAGGTTCTTTCCCCATAAAAACAGATGACCCAGATTACACGCTCGAAAAACGAGTCGAGCAACTCAATTGGCAAAACCAAGACCAACAACCCCTTCAAGGCCTTTACCAAATCACCATCACCGCTTCGTGGAAAGAAGGCAACGACTCTCAACAAGCTCAAGCTTCACTTATTCTATACCAACCCTAA
- the der gene encoding ribosome biogenesis GTPase Der, producing MSDPTSPSILTVAIVGRPNVGKSALFNRLAGRDLALVYDQPGVTRDPLIANCQWKGVSYQLIDTGGIAFPETPLDQAVREQAFLAASTAQHILFVVDGRSGLHPLDQEIALWFRKNCSTQRITLVVNKIDSEKQKLLIDDFHALAIDDIQAVSAAHSIGIRELRDKIVQPYLKQLHQIPPPTAAETSRIVPFRIAIIGKPNVGKSSLINALTKTTRAIVSPTPGTTRDNLDIPFTWKDKHFLLIDTAGMRSRSHISDPLESLTTSRSAHAINRSHLSILLLDTDRGVTTQDKKIAGLIQKSRRPSIIAVNKWDKLKEAPNHTTASPQAWREAIQRELFFLNYAPICLISAQTHAGLTELMHTLVQVQENLTHTIPTSLLNRIISEAIQKQPPPTKKGSKKLKIYFVSQRTSEESGPFSPPNLQCFVNDASLLSPDYLRYLETTIRKTWPLHGVPLNWIIRSHSPS from the coding sequence ATGTCAGATCCCACTTCGCCTTCAATCCTTACCGTAGCAATCGTCGGGCGTCCCAACGTAGGCAAATCAGCACTCTTTAATCGCCTGGCAGGACGCGATCTAGCTTTAGTCTATGATCAACCCGGCGTCACACGCGATCCGCTAATCGCCAATTGCCAATGGAAAGGAGTCTCATACCAACTTATAGACACAGGCGGAATCGCCTTTCCAGAGACTCCACTAGACCAAGCTGTCCGCGAACAAGCCTTTCTAGCTGCTTCCACTGCCCAACATATCCTTTTTGTCGTCGACGGCCGCTCAGGCCTTCACCCGCTCGACCAAGAAATAGCACTTTGGTTCCGAAAAAATTGTTCCACCCAACGCATCACCCTTGTCGTCAACAAAATAGACTCCGAAAAACAAAAACTACTCATAGACGACTTCCATGCACTAGCCATCGATGATATACAGGCAGTCTCCGCAGCACACTCCATCGGAATCCGCGAGCTCCGGGATAAAATAGTCCAGCCTTACCTAAAGCAACTTCACCAAATTCCTCCCCCTACAGCTGCTGAAACGTCACGTATAGTGCCCTTCAGAATCGCTATTATTGGAAAACCCAACGTAGGTAAATCATCACTAATCAACGCCCTTACCAAAACCACACGCGCTATCGTAAGCCCGACCCCCGGCACCACCCGAGACAACTTAGACATCCCATTCACCTGGAAAGACAAACATTTCCTCTTGATCGATACAGCAGGAATGCGTTCCCGATCGCATATCTCTGATCCCCTCGAAAGCCTCACCACTAGCCGATCCGCTCATGCTATTAACCGCTCACATCTATCCATCCTTTTGCTAGACACCGATCGTGGAGTTACCACCCAAGACAAAAAAATCGCCGGCCTCATCCAAAAATCACGACGTCCATCCATCATTGCCGTAAACAAATGGGACAAGCTTAAAGAAGCGCCTAACCATACCACAGCTTCACCACAGGCATGGCGAGAAGCCATCCAACGAGAACTTTTCTTCCTAAACTACGCACCAATTTGCCTAATCAGTGCACAGACTCACGCAGGTCTAACAGAACTCATGCACACCCTGGTTCAAGTGCAAGAAAATCTCACTCACACCATCCCTACATCCCTTTTAAATCGCATCATCTCCGAAGCCATCCAAAAACAACCTCCCCCCACAAAAAAAGGATCCAAAAAACTCAAAATCTACTTCGTCTCCCAACGCACATCAGAAGAAAGCGGACCGTTTTCCCCCCCCAACTTGCAATGCTTTGTGAATGACGCATCACTACTCTCGCCCGATTACCTACGCTACCTCGAGACAACTATACGAAAAACATGGCCACTCCACGGAGTCCCGTTAAACTGGATCATCCGTTCACACTCCCCCTCATGA
- the lysS gene encoding lysine--tRNA ligase, with the protein MHTPSSSPPEPELIRLRREKLKTWQSLGYDPFGQAYPGTSPIQKILDNFTPDAPAKAAGRLISFRDMGKSIFGHIQDETGRIQVYANPQSLGEKLEHFRLLDLADWIGVEGQLFVTKTGERTIRVTAFTLLGKAIRPLPSQWHGLNDPETRYRQRYLDMVINRSVTQTLITRSRIIKAIRNYLDERGFIEVETPMMQTIAGGAAAQPFLTHHNALNIPLFLRIAPELYLKRLLVGGFTKIYEINRNFRNEGISRKHNPEFTMLEAYWAYADYQIMAELLENLITHVAQTVIGSLIISPQKNDATSSSSTDTIDLTPPWPRKTYRQCILEVAGEDWYQLSIEEQRQRCTALGVDILPHHTPAEYTQLIFEKLVESRTVNPLFVTHLPKELVPLAKQNKDNPDVVDVFELIINRQEIAPGYTELNDPITQRRRLEEQVGEETQKIDEDFLLALEHGMPAAGGIGLGIDRLVMLLTGAESIRDVIAFPLLRPKP; encoded by the coding sequence ATGCACACGCCGTCTTCATCACCTCCCGAACCAGAGCTTATCCGACTGCGCAGAGAAAAACTCAAGACATGGCAAAGCCTCGGTTATGATCCTTTCGGCCAAGCCTACCCAGGCACATCGCCCATCCAGAAAATTCTCGATAATTTCACCCCCGATGCCCCAGCCAAAGCGGCAGGACGACTCATCAGCTTCCGTGATATGGGAAAATCCATATTCGGTCACATCCAAGATGAAACTGGGCGCATCCAAGTCTACGCGAATCCTCAATCCTTAGGTGAAAAACTTGAACATTTCAGACTCCTTGATCTCGCTGATTGGATCGGAGTCGAAGGACAACTCTTTGTCACAAAAACAGGCGAGCGCACCATCCGCGTGACAGCCTTCACCCTCCTTGGCAAAGCTATACGACCCCTCCCCTCACAATGGCATGGACTAAATGATCCTGAGACTCGATATCGACAACGTTACCTCGACATGGTGATCAACCGTTCGGTAACTCAGACCCTCATCACGAGAAGCCGCATAATTAAAGCTATACGGAACTACTTAGATGAACGGGGGTTTATCGAAGTCGAGACTCCAATGATGCAGACGATCGCAGGAGGAGCAGCCGCTCAACCTTTCCTCACTCATCACAACGCACTCAATATCCCTCTCTTCCTCCGCATTGCTCCAGAACTTTATCTCAAAAGGCTACTCGTCGGGGGATTTACCAAAATCTACGAGATCAATCGCAATTTCCGAAATGAAGGCATATCGCGAAAGCACAATCCCGAATTCACCATGCTCGAAGCTTACTGGGCTTATGCTGATTACCAAATCATGGCTGAGCTCCTCGAAAACCTCATCACTCATGTCGCGCAGACTGTGATCGGTTCTCTAATTATTTCCCCCCAAAAAAACGACGCCACTAGCTCATCCTCTACTGATACGATTGATCTCACACCCCCATGGCCTCGCAAAACCTACAGACAATGCATCCTCGAAGTCGCCGGTGAGGATTGGTATCAACTCAGCATAGAAGAACAACGACAACGTTGCACCGCTCTTGGTGTAGACATTTTACCTCACCATACCCCAGCTGAATACACCCAATTAATCTTTGAAAAGTTGGTCGAATCCAGAACAGTTAATCCTCTTTTCGTTACCCATCTGCCCAAGGAACTCGTCCCGCTTGCCAAGCAAAATAAGGACAACCCAGATGTCGTCGATGTGTTTGAGCTGATCATCAATCGACAAGAGATTGCGCCCGGCTACACCGAATTAAATGACCCAATCACCCAACGTCGCCGACTCGAAGAACAGGTCGGCGAAGAAACCCAAAAGATCGACGAAGACTTCCTTCTCGCACTCGAGCATGGCATGCCAGCGGCCGGAGGAATCGGACTAGGGATCGATCGCCTCGTTATGCTGCTCACCGGAGCTGAATCTATCCGGGACGTGATAGCTTTCCCCTTGTTGCGCCCGAAGCCATAA
- a CDS encoding prephenate dehydrogenase/arogenate dehydrogenase family protein translates to MITTAILGAGLLGGSLALALRNTRRVILYARRPEAIAQLHQVGLAATSDPHEAVSNAQEILFCVPAQATIQLARQLRVTIRPGSFITDVVSTKTNIVRVLQPLFKNHAYFVGSHPMAGSEKSGFSAARADLFQDANVILTPTRFTPQPAVAWATEFWKSLHMHVHLLSPRAHDQAVAQISHLPHLIAATLVASASPQAILLAGPGFRDTTRIAASSPDLWTEIFLDNAPSTIKATETFVRNLRQLIQAIRKKNSKKLLQYLSSAAKKRVPLTAQHPPIK, encoded by the coding sequence ATGATCACCACAGCGATTCTTGGTGCAGGACTGCTCGGTGGCTCACTCGCCCTAGCTCTCAGAAACACGCGTCGTGTCATCCTTTATGCCCGTCGGCCGGAGGCCATCGCGCAACTCCATCAAGTCGGCTTAGCAGCAACTTCTGATCCGCATGAAGCAGTAAGCAATGCTCAAGAAATCCTCTTCTGTGTTCCAGCACAAGCCACGATCCAATTAGCCCGACAGCTCCGTGTTACTATTCGCCCCGGCAGCTTCATCACCGACGTGGTCAGCACCAAGACAAATATCGTCCGCGTCCTTCAACCCCTATTTAAAAACCACGCCTATTTTGTCGGCAGCCATCCCATGGCCGGCAGTGAGAAAAGCGGGTTTTCCGCAGCACGAGCCGATCTTTTTCAAGACGCAAATGTCATCCTTACCCCCACACGTTTCACTCCACAACCAGCGGTTGCTTGGGCCACAGAATTCTGGAAATCCCTACACATGCATGTCCACTTGTTAAGTCCCCGAGCGCACGATCAAGCAGTAGCTCAAATTAGTCATCTCCCCCATCTCATCGCAGCAACGCTAGTAGCATCCGCATCTCCACAAGCGATATTGCTTGCAGGGCCGGGATTTAGAGACACAACACGCATCGCAGCTAGTTCACCCGATCTGTGGACTGAAATCTTCCTCGATAACGCCCCCTCCACAATTAAGGCCACAGAAACCTTTGTCCGAAACCTGCGGCAACTAATTCAAGCTATCCGCAAAAAAAACTCCAAGAAACTCCTCCAATACTTATCATCTGCCGCCAAAAAACGTGTGCCTCTCACAGCACAGCACCCCCCAATTAAATGA
- a CDS encoding hybrid sensor histidine kinase/response regulator: MATPRSPVKLDHPFTLPLMNTPASPSSSFNYKDYFILYVDDENKSLKYFTQAFSDKFSILTADNAQEGFELFKAHVPRVAILITDQQMPREKGTQFLERARAFYPYTLRILATAYADLQSAIEAVNSGAIYKFITKPWDIPQLEIMLLRGVEFYILQQERERLIREKMDILQELITRERILSLGILSAGLSHHLNNAMTAIKTFLDLAPLKLQSEIIDPHQLKDPEFWHDFHHQAQQQTQRIASLLQQLSLADPHQHTLMLSTVQLDQLLQQIIQHLRPHAEQKSISIKFTSSTTIPPLNTDEEKLEQALRLILKDEITVLPHQSTITIDLSHSPPNHLKLLISDDGPSLTEEALQSLFNPFFQRNDELPQEYGVHLMAAYLLIHQIKGKIQAQSHSPNKGTTFTITLPLTYPTDSEPSPPPIQSFLQNQQILESILSGKR; encoded by the coding sequence ATGGCCACTCCACGGAGTCCCGTTAAACTGGATCATCCGTTCACACTCCCCCTCATGAACACTCCAGCCTCTCCCTCCTCATCGTTCAATTACAAAGACTACTTCATCCTCTACGTGGATGACGAAAACAAATCACTCAAATACTTCACCCAAGCATTCTCAGATAAATTCTCAATTCTCACTGCTGATAACGCGCAAGAAGGATTTGAGCTATTCAAAGCACATGTTCCACGTGTCGCCATCCTGATCACAGATCAACAAATGCCGCGAGAAAAAGGCACACAATTTCTTGAGCGAGCAAGAGCCTTCTACCCCTACACACTTCGAATCCTCGCCACAGCCTATGCTGATCTTCAATCTGCCATCGAAGCCGTCAACTCAGGAGCAATCTATAAATTTATCACCAAACCCTGGGACATCCCCCAACTCGAAATCATGCTCCTCCGTGGCGTAGAATTCTACATCCTACAGCAAGAACGAGAACGTCTCATCCGCGAAAAAATGGATATCCTTCAAGAACTCATCACCCGAGAGCGCATCCTCTCCCTGGGCATTCTCTCCGCTGGACTCAGCCATCATCTCAACAATGCAATGACAGCCATAAAAACCTTCCTCGACTTAGCTCCACTAAAGCTACAATCAGAAATCATCGATCCTCACCAGCTCAAAGATCCTGAATTCTGGCACGATTTCCACCACCAAGCTCAACAACAAACTCAACGAATCGCTTCCCTCCTACAACAACTCTCGCTCGCCGACCCCCATCAACACACCCTCATGCTTTCAACAGTCCAACTAGACCAGCTTCTCCAACAAATTATCCAACACTTGCGTCCGCACGCTGAACAAAAATCCATCAGCATAAAATTTACCTCCTCGACTACGATTCCCCCACTAAACACCGATGAAGAAAAGCTAGAACAAGCCCTCAGACTCATCCTCAAAGACGAAATCACTGTTCTCCCTCATCAATCCACCATCACGATCGACCTCTCACACTCTCCCCCCAACCACCTAAAGCTCCTAATCAGCGACGACGGCCCATCTCTCACAGAGGAAGCCCTTCAATCCCTCTTCAATCCATTCTTTCAGCGCAACGACGAACTTCCCCAAGAATACGGCGTCCACCTCATGGCAGCCTATCTCCTCATTCACCAAATAAAAGGCAAAATCCAAGCCCAGAGTCATTCCCCCAACAAAGGCACCACATTTACAATCACCCTCCCCCTCACATATCCCACAGATTCTGAGCCTTCTCCCCCACCCATCCAATCGTTTCTGCAGAACCAACAAATTCTTGAAAGCATTTTATCTGGAAAAAGATAA
- a CDS encoding sugar phosphate nucleotidyltransferase — MSSLTLLIMAAGLGSRYGGLKQLATFGPQGQRIIDYSIYDAMRYGFSEVLFIIREDIYDVFYDNILRPWSHHISCRVVFQRTDDLPTKFQHLASTRTKPWGTAHAVYAARKAIQNPFAIINADDFYGQKTFEILAHHLRKLGPHSSEGFLISFLLRHTLSPHGQVSRGLCKLNPDGTLAHIEEYTKIHINPDGNLTGISSEGNQHTLSPDTPVSMNVWGFSPVFFHFLEKSLHTFLQHLLEDPDPGAEFGLPTVIEEHISIQNLTVRVYPTTAHWFGVTHPEDRPYVEKALAELARQNLYPSSLPPR, encoded by the coding sequence ATGTCCTCACTTACCCTCCTCATCATGGCTGCTGGCCTTGGAAGCCGATACGGAGGCTTAAAACAACTCGCCACCTTCGGTCCGCAAGGTCAGCGCATCATCGACTATTCCATATACGACGCCATGCGCTATGGCTTTAGCGAAGTCCTCTTCATCATCCGTGAGGACATCTATGATGTCTTCTACGACAATATTCTTCGCCCTTGGTCCCATCACATCTCCTGCCGCGTAGTTTTTCAAAGAACAGATGACCTCCCTACCAAATTTCAACACCTCGCCTCGACCCGCACAAAACCCTGGGGGACAGCACATGCCGTCTATGCCGCACGAAAAGCTATACAAAACCCATTTGCGATCATCAACGCCGATGACTTTTACGGCCAAAAAACCTTCGAAATTTTAGCTCATCATCTTCGTAAACTCGGTCCCCACTCCTCAGAAGGCTTTTTAATTTCCTTTTTGCTTCGACACACCCTATCCCCACACGGGCAAGTCTCTCGTGGCCTTTGCAAATTAAATCCAGATGGGACTCTAGCTCATATCGAAGAATACACAAAAATCCACATCAACCCCGATGGAAATTTGACGGGGATCTCCTCAGAAGGTAACCAACACACTCTCTCCCCTGACACACCGGTCTCAATGAATGTCTGGGGATTCTCCCCTGTTTTTTTTCATTTCCTTGAAAAATCTCTACACACTTTCCTACAGCATCTCCTAGAAGACCCCGATCCTGGCGCAGAATTCGGCCTCCCAACCGTTATCGAGGAACATATCTCCATTCAAAACCTCACAGTCCGTGTCTATCCTACCACAGCTCATTGGTTCGGCGTTACCCATCCAGAAGACCGTCCTTATGTTGAAAAAGCCCTGGCAGAGCTTGCTCGCCAAAACCTCTATCCCTCCTCATTACCTCCTCGCTAA
- a CDS encoding 1-acyl-sn-glycerol-3-phosphate acyltransferase: MVNTTSQASWWYDFSHGIAYHFFTHAFDTEARYLSPIPSTGGLLVVSNHLSFLDPPVVAAFLKRPVYFVARKTLFRHPLFARLISSLHAFPIDQDNPDIASLRRILKHLDEGHAVLLFPEGSRSMNGLPQPPQPGVGWIALKARVPILPVKIKGTFEILPRGRTTLKYHPLKITYGTPRPLPAIFEQSKGKDTYFQIAQYLMQEIAALP; the protein is encoded by the coding sequence ATGGTAAACACGACTTCCCAAGCCTCCTGGTGGTATGACTTCTCCCATGGTATAGCCTATCACTTCTTCACTCATGCATTCGACACTGAAGCACGCTACCTAAGCCCCATTCCATCTACAGGAGGGCTGCTAGTCGTTAGCAACCACTTGTCCTTCCTTGATCCGCCGGTTGTCGCCGCTTTCCTTAAGCGGCCGGTCTACTTTGTCGCACGAAAAACACTATTCCGCCACCCACTTTTTGCGCGCTTGATCAGCTCGCTTCATGCTTTTCCCATAGATCAAGATAACCCCGATATAGCTTCACTCCGCCGCATCCTGAAACACCTTGATGAGGGACACGCCGTCCTACTCTTTCCCGAAGGATCTCGCAGTATGAATGGCCTCCCGCAGCCCCCACAACCTGGAGTCGGCTGGATCGCATTGAAAGCTAGGGTTCCCATCCTACCCGTAAAAATTAAAGGCACATTTGAGATCTTACCGCGTGGAAGGACCACCTTAAAATATCATCCGTTGAAAATCACATACGGCACACCACGCCCTTTGCCAGCTATATTTGAACAGTCGAAAGGAAAAGACACCTACTTTCAGATTGCACAATACTTGATGCAGGAAATTGCAGCACTTCCCTAG
- the cmk gene encoding (d)CMP kinase has translation MKSIVVNPIYQIHGSITLPGDYVISQVNLIVAALAHGETQIQGFLNNPDCLLTARAMQAFGAQIDFGMDNLLLVRGTNLKLHASWEPINCGQSRLLLSLLTGLLAGQPFVSKLYGNYELTQEPITDIIQCLHSSGARIQSANNNYTAPLTIRGQVLSAREFTLSVPDPVVKYALILGGLYADGVTTIYEQAPCANHLENALAHFHSPPVIENKQIKIFGRPTLHNEDISIPGDFSIASAWIIASAFLPGSNLTIHNVGLNPMRTGLLTVLLRMGARIRETIEIKHAEPVGSLHIQGTTLRGIEFSIHQMAIPLEDLPLVCVAAALAEGPTIIKDVHTLPPRHRQALNAMCENLKIFGLNVEENFEGLCIERTTTIQAGRISSHGDFSVGLASIILSLFAKGSSLVEDIDCVIHRYPTFHQHWSHLVEDSIGSWQRWIFPASSALPKIKTSRDKIPPRNQFIKLPPQRSAVEKINPLVVSYPVIAIDGPAASGKSTVAYELASILRYAYISTGAMYRAITYKFLQESVNLENPDEIQKTLSEMDFQCLIREGRLVIIIDGENPDPYLRQSQVNKYVSTVASLPLVRAYLLEKQRALAQQAPLVMEGRDIGTAVFPSTPYKFYIDADAEVRYARRLNQGETDLLRERDFLDSTRATAPLQQAPDAILIDSTNLTVRQTVDQILKKLQELGLKW, from the coding sequence ATGAAATCGATAGTCGTCAACCCTATCTATCAAATTCATGGCTCCATCACCCTTCCCGGCGACTATGTCATTTCACAGGTAAATCTTATCGTTGCTGCCCTCGCACATGGAGAAACACAGATTCAAGGATTCCTGAATAATCCTGACTGCCTCTTAACCGCCAGAGCCATGCAAGCCTTTGGCGCACAGATTGACTTCGGTATGGACAACCTCCTCCTCGTCCGAGGCACAAACCTTAAACTTCACGCCTCATGGGAACCTATCAACTGTGGCCAATCACGCCTCCTCCTATCCCTCCTCACAGGCCTTTTAGCAGGCCAACCATTTGTATCAAAGCTCTACGGCAATTATGAGCTCACTCAAGAACCTATCACCGATATCATTCAATGCCTTCACTCATCGGGAGCTCGAATCCAATCCGCCAACAATAACTACACAGCTCCTCTCACCATCCGTGGACAAGTTCTATCAGCACGCGAATTCACTCTTTCAGTCCCAGACCCTGTTGTAAAATATGCGCTTATCTTAGGAGGACTCTACGCAGATGGCGTCACCACAATATATGAGCAAGCTCCGTGTGCAAATCACCTCGAAAATGCCCTCGCCCATTTTCATTCCCCTCCAGTTATTGAAAACAAACAAATCAAAATCTTCGGTCGCCCCACTCTTCACAACGAAGACATATCGATCCCAGGAGATTTTTCCATAGCCTCAGCTTGGATCATTGCTTCCGCCTTTCTTCCTGGCTCAAATCTCACAATCCACAACGTCGGCCTGAATCCCATGCGCACAGGCTTACTCACAGTTCTGTTGCGTATGGGAGCACGCATACGAGAGACTATCGAAATCAAACACGCCGAACCTGTAGGCTCACTCCATATTCAAGGCACCACACTACGAGGTATCGAATTCAGCATACATCAAATGGCAATCCCTCTTGAAGATCTTCCACTCGTCTGCGTCGCTGCAGCTCTAGCAGAAGGACCTACCATAATTAAAGACGTCCACACACTCCCACCCCGCCACCGCCAAGCCCTAAACGCAATGTGCGAAAATCTAAAAATATTTGGATTGAACGTCGAAGAAAACTTCGAAGGGCTCTGCATCGAGCGAACCACTACCATACAAGCAGGACGCATTTCATCCCACGGAGACTTCTCCGTCGGCCTTGCCTCAATCATTCTTTCCCTTTTTGCCAAAGGCAGTTCTCTCGTAGAGGACATCGATTGTGTCATCCACCGTTACCCCACATTCCATCAGCATTGGTCTCATCTAGTAGAAGATTCCATCGGATCATGGCAACGTTGGATATTTCCCGCGTCCTCAGCACTCCCCAAAATTAAAACTTCCCGCGACAAAATTCCTCCTCGCAACCAATTCATAAAACTTCCTCCACAAAGATCAGCTGTGGAAAAAATAAATCCCCTCGTTGTTTCCTATCCAGTTATTGCAATCGACGGACCTGCAGCATCCGGCAAAAGCACGGTTGCTTATGAACTCGCCTCCATTCTTCGCTACGCCTACATCAGCACAGGTGCAATGTATCGAGCAATCACATACAAATTCCTTCAAGAGTCCGTGAATCTCGAAAATCCAGACGAGATCCAAAAAACCCTTTCCGAAATGGACTTCCAATGTTTGATCCGCGAAGGAAGATTGGTCATCATCATCGATGGCGAAAATCCCGATCCATACCTCCGCCAGAGTCAAGTAAACAAATACGTCTCTACAGTTGCCTCTCTACCGCTAGTGCGCGCCTACCTTCTCGAAAAACAGCGCGCCCTTGCACAACAAGCTCCCCTCGTCATGGAAGGTCGTGATATCGGCACCGCTGTCTTCCCCTCCACACCATACAAATTCTACATCGATGCTGATGCAGAAGTTCGCTACGCTCGACGCCTAAATCAAGGAGAGACAGACCTGCTCCGTGAACGTGACTTTCTCGACAGCACTCGAGCTACAGCCCCTCTGCAACAAGCACCCGATGCAATCCTCATAGACAGCACTAACCTCACCGTCCGACAAACCGTAGACCAAATCCTCAAAAAACTCCAAGAGCTCGGCCTCAAATGGTAA
- the hisC gene encoding histidinol-phosphate transaminase: protein MPHPDLQSLINPHILSLHPYEPGKPIDDVARELGLDPRTIIKLASNENPLGPSPRAIEAMQAHIHQMHIYPDGGAYHLRQALAQKHNIPPDHIVLGNGSNEIIELAFHAFTAPNQNQNVIASRYAFVVYKLMAQLFNIPFIETPDRHLHHDLSAIYNAITPHTKLIFIANPNNPTGTRIPNDQLLSFIQSLPPHVILCLDEAYYEFLEDPLPSIDLVRQGYPIIVMRTFSKIQGLAGLRIGYGVCPPAIADALQRSRQPFNTNALAQAAALAALQDENHLHRTLDNNRQGRQLLEETFKAWQLPYLPTSANFVLVKTGNGAHTFQSLLKRGIIVRSMVPYGLPEWIRVTIGTPEQNQRFLENLKELLFNTHSRS from the coding sequence ATGCCCCATCCCGACCTACAATCTCTCATCAATCCTCACATTCTCAGCCTTCATCCTTACGAACCAGGTAAACCAATCGACGATGTCGCCCGCGAACTCGGGCTAGACCCTCGCACCATCATAAAATTGGCCTCGAACGAAAATCCACTCGGCCCGTCCCCTCGAGCCATTGAAGCCATGCAGGCGCATATTCACCAAATGCACATCTACCCCGACGGTGGAGCTTACCACCTGCGACAAGCCCTAGCCCAAAAACACAACATCCCCCCCGACCACATCGTCCTCGGCAACGGATCAAACGAAATTATCGAGCTAGCCTTCCACGCTTTCACCGCCCCCAATCAAAACCAAAACGTGATCGCCTCCCGTTACGCTTTCGTGGTCTACAAGCTCATGGCACAACTCTTCAACATCCCCTTTATTGAAACGCCAGACCGCCACCTACACCATGACCTCTCGGCTATTTACAACGCCATCACCCCACACACCAAACTCATCTTCATCGCAAACCCCAACAACCCCACAGGCACGCGTATTCCTAATGACCAACTGCTTTCGTTCATTCAATCTTTGCCCCCCCACGTAATTCTTTGCCTCGATGAAGCATACTATGAGTTTCTTGAAGACCCCCTCCCTTCAATTGATCTCGTTCGTCAAGGATATCCTATCATCGTCATGCGCACCTTCTCAAAAATTCAGGGTCTAGCAGGCCTACGAATCGGTTACGGCGTCTGCCCTCCCGCAATAGCTGATGCACTTCAGCGATCTCGCCAGCCTTTCAACACCAATGCGCTAGCGCAAGCCGCCGCTCTGGCAGCTCTCCAAGATGAAAACCATCTCCACCGCACCCTCGATAACAACCGCCAAGGACGCCAGCTCCTCGAAGAGACGTTCAAAGCGTGGCAGCTTCCCTATCTCCCGACCTCCGCCAATTTCGTTCTCGTAAAAACCGGCAACGGAGCTCACACCTTTCAATCCCTACTCAAACGAGGAATCATCGTTCGGTCTATGGTGCCCTACGGCCTCCCCGAATGGATACGAGTCACGATCGGCACCCCAGAGCAAAACCAACGGTTTTTAGAAAACCTAAAAGAATTACTATTCAACACCCACAGCCGATCATGA